A DNA window from Macadamia integrifolia cultivar HAES 741 unplaced genomic scaffold, SCU_Mint_v3 scaffold2479, whole genome shotgun sequence contains the following coding sequences:
- the LOC122066590 gene encoding protein disulfide-isomerase LQY1, chloroplastic: MYFAPSVPRLHSPFISCPHKFSASPYTKSNINQRSPTSYPSIRAVDLDQNTIVAISVGVASVAIGIGIPVFYETQIDNAAKRENTQPCFPCDGTGAQRCRFCMGAGSVSVELGGDEKEVSRCINCDGVGSLTCTTCQGSGIQPRYLDRREFKDDD; encoded by the exons atgtattttgcaCCTTCGGTTCCACGCCTCCATTCTCCATTTATCTCTTGCCCACACAAGTTCTCTGCTTCTCCCTATACCAAATCCAACATAAATCAACGCTCACCCACTTCGTATCCATCTATAAGAGCTGTGGATCTCGATCAAAACACG ATTGTGGCGATCTCAGTTGGGGTTGCGAGCGTCGCTATTGGGATAGGAATACCAGTCTTTTATGAAACTCAAATCGATAACGCT GCAAAGCGAGAGAACACGCAACCTTGCTTCCCCTGTGATGGAACCGGTGCCC AGAGATGCAGATTTTGTATGGGAGCAGGGTCTGTGAGTGTAGAGCTTGGAGGAGATGAGAAGGAAGTCTCACGCTGCATCAACTGTGATGGTGTAGGCTCCTTGACTTGCACCACCTGTCAAGGCTCTGGAATTCAACCTCGTTACCTTGATCGCAG AGAGTTCAAAGATGATGACTAG